GGCACGGCCCCAGACGGCAGGCCACAGGTAGTTGGCCTTGAGCCGGAGCATGACCTCGAAGATCTTGGCGTAGAAATCGGCGTTGAAGCCGCCGTCGAAGCCGGGGGCCTTGCCGGGGCCGAAGAAGGCCGGGGCCCAGGTGCCGAGCGCCGGGTTCTCGTCGTTGATGAAGAACCCGCGGTACTTCACGGCGGGGGTGCCCTGGGTGTGCCGGCCGGGCAGGACGTGGATCTCGTCACGGTGTACGGGGGGCACGTCGTCCCACCAGTACCAGGGCGAGACGCCGATGCCCCGGGAGACGTCGTACGCGCCGTAGATGGTGCCCCGCTGGTCGCTGCCCGCGATCACGAAGGCCCGGTCGACTCCGGGGAGCGGCTTCTCCACCACGGTCTGGAGGCTGGTCTCCCACCTACCGGCGATGCCGGAGACGTTCAGTCTGCCCGCGGCGACGAGTCCGTCGATCAGCGGGCTGTGGCCGACGGTGCCGACGAGGACGATCTCGCGGGCCTTCGGTATCGCACCCTGCGAGAGGGCGGGGCGGACACCGGTGACGCGCTCGATATCGGCCCGGAGGTCACCTGCCACCCGGACGACGCCCGCGTGGTCGCTGTCACTGACCACGACCGGGGCCGCCCGCCCGCCCCTGACCAGCGGGAAGCTGCCGGAGCGGTGGGTGAACGAGATGTACGCGCCCGGGTCGGTGGGCCGGACGGTGCCGCCCGGCACGGCTGCCGAGGCTTCGCCGGACAGGCCGAGAAGGGAGCCGAGGGGGGTGGCCGTGACGGCTGCGAGGCCGAGTCCGGCACCGAGAATCGCTCTGCGACTGGTGTGTTGTTGCGGGAAGTGCTTGTCCATACTGCTCTCCCATATTTGTTCACACGCATGACAAATGGGTCGCGTGTGTGCCTTGACGAGTTGTTCCTTGGCGTCTTGGAGTGCGCCCTGTCAGTCCACCGCGCCGGGCACGGCCGGCTGAGGCACCGGAGCCGCCGTCATGTCGCCGTCACCGCCCGGTGAGGGCGACACCGCGGCCACGATCGCGTCGGCCGTGTCGTCGGCCTCCGGGAGGAGCAGGCCGACAGCGACGTACACCACAAGCGAAATCACCAGTGGGGTCACGATGATGACGGTCTGGTCCGTGCTCTCAAGCACGAACCTCACCAGGCCGTAGCCCAGCAGCCCCAGCGCCCAGCAGCCCCAGCGCCCAGGAGGACAGGGCGGCCCTGGGCCCGCACTTGTGGAAGAGGGGCAGCAGGCCGAGCAGCATCGGGATGGAGATCGGACCCATCACGGCCGCGACCAGGCCGACGATGATGCCCAGCACCCCGCCGAAGTGATCCGCCTCGATGGCGACGACCATGCTGATGGTGATGAAGACGACCGTGCACACCCGGGCGATGAGCAGCCCGGTCGCCGGAGCCGGGTTCCTGGCGCCGCGCACGACCGCGGGGATGATGTCGCGGGTGACGACCGCGGACACGGCGTTGGCGTCCGAGGAGGCCATGGCCATGGTGTGCGAGAACATCCCCGCCAGGGTCAGCCCCACCAGTCCGGCGGGCAGGTACGACTCCGCCATCAGCGCGTAGATCTTCTGCGGGTCGGCCACGTCCGGCAGCAGCACGGCCGCGGCGACGGGCGGGAACAGCAGCACCGCCGGCCACACCACGTACAGCAGCGCGGAGAGCCCGGCCGAACGGCGGGCGGCCTTCGGGGTGTCCGTGGCCATGTAGCGCTGGGCCAGGTTCCACATGCCGCCGTTGTACTCGAAGAGCTTCACGACGACGTACGCGCCGAGGAACGTCGCGGTGTACGGACCGACCAGCGGGTGGCCGTGCCCCTCGGGCAGCCGGTGCCAGATGGTGCCGAGGCCCGCGATGCCGTCGCCGAGCCGGTCCAGGACCACCCAGACCATGGCGAGCGCCGCGACGCCCTGGATGACGAACTGCCCGAAGTCGGTGAGGGCGTCGGCCCACAGACCGCCCACGGTGCAGTACAGCAGGGTGACGATGCCGGTGATCAGGATGCCGGCCGTCATCGACATCCCGTTGAACACATTGAGCAGAACGGCCACCGACGCCCACTTGGCGGCCACGTCGAACACCTTCAGCAGTGCCCCGCTCCAGGCGAGCGCCTGCTGAGTGGGTACGTTGTACCGCTTGGCCAGGGACTCCAGCGGCGAGGCGACCGCGTAACGCTGCCGCAGCCGGTTCCAGCGCGGGGCGAACAGCCAGGCGCCCACCGCGGTTCCCAGCGCGAGCGGCAGGAACGCCCATACGTAGACGGTGATTCCGTAGCTGTAGGCGATGGCCGCGTAGGCGACGAACACCGCGGCGCTGTACCCGGACATGTGGTGGGAGATGCCGGACAGCCACCAGGGCATCCGGCCGCCACCGGTGAAGTAGTCGCTCACATCACCGACGCGCCGGTGCGACCAGAGGCCGATGAGCAGCATCACCAGGAAATAGCCGCCCAGGGCGACCCAGTCGAGCGGGGCCATAAAAGCTCCTTCCTGCGTCGTGGGACACGGCCGGGGGCCGGATTCACCAACGGGGGGTCTTCTTCTCGTAGGCGGGGTCGATGCGGCGCATGTAGCCGGTGTCGTCCCGGTCGCGCAGACCGCAGGTGAGGTACTGCTCGTGGAGCCGGGCGAGCGCGTCCCGGTCGAGCGTGACGCCGAGCCCCGGGCCCTTGGGAACCCGCACGGACCCGTCGGCGAAGGCGAGTGCGCCCTCCTCCACGACCTCCTCGGTCTTCCACGGCCAGTGGGTGTCACAGGCGTAGGTGAGGTTCGGTGTGGCGGCCGCCAGGTGGGTCATCGCGGCCAGGCTGATCCCCAGATGCGAGTTGGAGTGCATCGACAGCCCCAGGGAGAAGGTGTCGCAGATTCCGGAGAGCAGCCTGGAGCGGTGCAGACCGCCCCAGTAGTGGTGGTCGGAGAGCACCACCTGCACCGAACGCTGTGCCACCGCGGGCGCCAGGTGTTCGAAGGCGACGACGCACATGTTGGTGGCGAGCGGGATCGGGGTCTCCCGCGCGACCTGTGCCATGCCGTCCAGTCCGGGCGTCGGGTCCTCCAGGTATTCCAGGACGCCCTCCAGCCGGCGGGCCACTGCGACCGAGGTCTCCACGCCCCATGCCGCGTTGGGGTCGAGCCGCAGCGGCACTCCGGGGAAGGCCTCGCGCAGGGCCAGGACCGCCTCGGTCTCCTCTTCGGGCGGCCGTACACCGCCCTTGAGCTTGATCGCGGTGAAGCCGTACTCGGTGATCATGCGTCGTGCCTGGGCGACGATCGCCTCCGGGCCTAGCGCCTCGCCCCAGCCGTCGGGCTCGGCCCCGGGATGTCCGGCCCACTTGTAGAAGAGATAGGCGCTGAACGGTACGGAGTCCCGTACCGCGCCGCCGAGCAGATCGCTGACCGGCCGGCCGGCCGCCTTTCCCTGAAGGTCCAGGCAGGCCACCTCGAACGGGGAGAACACCCGGTCCGTTGCGCTGCTGGTGGTGATCATCCCGGTCAGTCCGGTGCCGCCCGCTCCGCTGTCGTGGCTCAGGACCCGGGCCACCGCGCGGTGCATCTCGCCCAGTGCGTACACGTCCATCCCCACGAGGGCGTCCGCGGCGGCCCGGAGTCGGCGCAGATGTCCTTCGTCGGCATAGGTCTCGCCGAGGCCGACGAGGCCCTGGTCGGTGTCGACCTCGACGATCGCCCGTAGCGCGAACGGTTCGTGCACGCCCACGGCGTTGAGCAGCGCGGGGTCGCGGAAGGCGACCGGGGTGATCCTCACTCCGGTGATCCGGAGGCTGTTCGTCATCGCGATGCCTTGTCCGTGCACCCCTTCGTCGCGCGCACTCAGTCCCGGCCCGCGGCGAGCTTCAGGTCCTGGCTCATGGCCTTGTACGCGGGCTTGGCGACGTAGTTCTCGTCGAAGATGTTCGCCGCGCCCTGGCCCTCGAAGGTGGACGGCACCCAGGAGTACTTGTCGGTGAAGCCCCAGACGGTGAAGTCGGTGCAGTGGCGGGTGAGCAGGCAGCCGCGCAGCAGTACGTCGTAGCCCTCGGCCTGTGCCTCCAGCTCGGTGCTGTCGACCGGCATCGGGATGCGGACGTCCGCCTCGGTGATCGCGGTCTCCAGGCCGAGGTCGTCGAAGCGCTTCATGTTGTCGGCGATGTCGTGCGGGGCGCTGTACTGGACGCCCAGGTGGCCCTGGATGCCGACGCCGTCGACCGGGACGTGCTGCTTGCGCAGCTGCACGACGAGGTCGTGGAGGGCGGTGCTCTTCGCGTTGACGCCCTCGATGTTGTAGTCGTTGATGAAGAGTTTGGCCTTGGGGTCGGCCTGGTGGGCCCAGCGGAAGGCGTCGGCGATGTAGCCGGGGCCGAGCTTCCGCAGCCAGATGCTGTCGCGCAGGGTGCCGTCGTCGTTGAAGGCCTCGTTGACGACGTCCCACTGCCAGATCCTGCCCTTGAAGTGGCCGACCTCGTCGGTGATGTGCTTGCGCAGGATGGCGCGCAGCTCATCGGGGGTGAAGTCGCCGTTGTTCAGCCAGGACGGGAGCTGGCTGTGCCAGACGAGCGTGTGGCCGCGGACGAGCTGGCCGTGGTCGCGGGCGAAGTCGACCAGGTCGTCGGCCGCTGCCCAGTCGTAGGTGCCGCGCTGCGGTTCGACGGCCTCCCACTTCATGGCGTTCTCCGGGGTGACCGAGGAGAACTCCCCCGCGACCTTGGCCCGGTAGGGAGCGTCGGTGGCCAGCGCGGACATGTCGACGGCCGTTCCGATGCGCAGATCGGCCCGCTTGCCTAGCCCCGCGAGGGTGGCTGCGGCATCGCCCTTCGGCTTGCTCCGGTGGCCCGACTGCTCGGGGCTGGCGGAGGCGCTGAGGGTGAGGGTGGAGACGAGCAGGGTCGCGGCGGCGGTGCCGACAACAAGTGCCCGAGTTGCCTTGCGCATGACAGATCCCTTCGTTGAACACGCCCCTCCCTGACCGGGGCCGGCGCGTGCGACGTATGCGGATACGACGTGCAGTTGAGGATGCGAAGTGGAGATTTCGAAAGTTTCGAGAGCCTCCCCGCACAGCCGGCGGGGAGGCCGAGATTCCGCGGGGAGGCTCTCGGAACGGAGGAAGGGCGGTGCGTCAGATCCCGGCCGGGGCCGGGTCCTGCGCCGCCTCCTCGACAGTGCTTTCGCAGACCAGCCGGCGACGGTGATCGACCGTGCGCTCGGGGCCGGTGAGCTTCAGCCGTACCGTCTGCCGGATGTCGGAGACGGCACTCGATGCGGCGAGCCGCAGTTCCAGATCGCCGGGCTCGACGATCCGTCGGCCGCCGATGCCGGTGAAGGACACCAGATCGGCGTGGAACCGGAAGCTGACCTTGCGGGCCTGCCCGGCGGCCAGCTGCACCCGGGCGTACCCGATGAGCCGCGCCTGCGGACGGGTGGTCTGGGCGACCGGGTCGTGGACGTACAGCTGCACGACCTCGGCGCCGTCTCGGTCACCGGTGTTGCGGACGGTGACCTCGATGTCGGCGGATCCGTCGGTGGGGATCTCGGCCGGAACGCTCTCGCCGGGCTCCCAGGAGAAGCTGGTGTAAGAGAGTCCGTGGCCGAAGGGGTGGAGCGGCGTCGGGTCGATGTTGCTGACACCGTTCGCCAGGCCCAGCGGCGGCTGGAGGTAGGTCCACGGCTGGCCGCCCGGAGCGTGCGGGACGCTGACGGGCAGCCGCCCGGAGGGGTTGACCCGCCCGGAGAGCACACCGGCCAGCGCCGGACCGCCCTCCTCGCCGGGGAAGAACGCCTGCACGGTGGCGGCCGTACGGTCGGCCCAGCGGCCCAGCGCGTACGGACGTCCCGTCAGCAGGACCAGGACCACCGGCTTCCCCGTGGCCAGCAGCGCGTCCAGCAGCTCGCCCTGAACACCGGGCAGGGACAGGTCGGCGGCGTCGCAGCCCTCACCGGAGGTGCCGCGGCCGAACAGTCCGGCCCGGTCGCCGAGCACGGCGACGCAGACATCGGCGTCCCGCGCGAGCTCCACGGCGGCCTCGATGCCGGAGGTGTCCGTGCCGTCCACCTCGCAGCCCTGTGCCGAGGAGAGCTTCGCCCCGGGGAACTCCTCACGCAGCGACTGGAGCACGGTCGGGATGTCGATCCCCATCGGCACCTCGGGGTGCGAGACACCGACATGGCTGGGGAAGGAGTAACAGCCGAGCATGGCCAGTGCGTCGTCGGCGCGCGGGCCGACGACAGCGATCCGGCCGTCGCCGCGCAGCGGGAGCGCGCCGGAGGGGTTGGCGAGCAGCACGACCGCCTCTTCCGCCAGCTTCCGGGCCAGGGCCCGGTTCTCCGGCGCGTCGAGGTCCACCGTCGCGCGGGCCTGCTCGGGGTCGGTGCCGGAAATCGTGGCCGGCAGCGGGGTCCAGTCGGGGTCGAGCAGTCCCAGTTCGCACTTCTGGAGCAGTACCCGGTGCAACGCCCGGTCGACCAGCTCCTCGGCGACGACGCCGTCCCGTACGGCGCTCACGAGCACCTCGCCGTAGCTGCGGACGGTGGGCAGTTCCACGTCGACCCCGGCGCTCAGCGCGAGGCGTGCCGCGTCGGCGCGGTCGGCGGCGACCTTGTGCAGGGTCTCCAGGAAGCCGATGCCGAAGTAGTCGGCGACGACGGTGCCGGTGAAGCCCCAGGTGTCCCGGAGGAGTCCGGTGAGCAGGGCCGGGTCGGCCGCCACGGGCACGCCGTCGATCTCCGCGTAGGAGTGCATCACCGAACGGGCGCCGCCTTCGCGCAGCGCCATCTCGAAGGGCGGGAGGGTGATGTCGGCCATCTCGCGCGCCCCGGCCCGGACCGGTGCGAGGTTGCGGGCGCCCGCCGATGCCGCGTACCCGGCGAAGTGCTTGAGGGTGGCGACGATGCCGGTGGACTCCAGGCCGCGGACGTAGGCGGTGGCGATCGTGGCGACGAGGTACGGGTCCTCGCCGATGGTCTCCTCGACGCGTCCCCAGCGCAGGTCGCGGACCACGTCGAGGACGGGGGCCAGTCCTTGGTGGATGCCCACCGACCGCATGTCGCGGCCGATCCGCCGGGCCATCTCGGCCACCAGCTCCGGGTCCCAGGACGCACCCCACGAAAGCGGTACGGGGTAGGCGGTGGCGCCCCATGCGGTGAAGCCCGCCAGGCACTCCTCGTGGGCGAGGGCGGGGATGCCGAACCGGCCGGCCTCGGTGATCCGGCTCTGGGCGCGGGCCAGTGCGACCGCTCCGACGCCGGGGTCGACCGGTGCGGTGCCGAACGGCCGGGTCAGCTGGCCGAGTCCGCGGGAGATGAGGTCCTCCCAGTCGACCGGGTCGACCATGTCGTTCTGGTGCGGTGCGACTCCGTCGCCTTCGGCGTCGGCGCCCACCCAGATTCCGTACAGCTGGGCGGCCTTCTCCTCCAGGGTCATCCGGGCGACGAGATCGGCCACCCGCTCCTCGGGGGCGAGCGAAGGGTCGCGCCAGGGGCCGTCGACTGCGGCAGCGGGTTCGGCCTGACGGGCATGCGGGACAGGGTGGATTGCCATGGCGGCAGGGGTTCCTCTCGTGAATGCGGTGGTACGGGGCGGCGTGGGAGTGCTACTTGCCGCCCACCCCCATCAGGCCGTTGATCAGCGCCCGCCGTGCCACGAGGTACACGGCGAAGATGGGCACCACGGAGAGGACGATCGCTGCCAGCACGGCGGGAATGTTCACTCCGAACTGGGTCATGAAGTTGAACAGGCCGAGGGTCAGTACGCGGTTCTCCTCCGACTGCGTCAGGATCAGCGGGAAGAGGAAGCCGTTCCAGGCCTGGAGCGCGGTGTAGATCGCGACCGTGCTGATGCCCGCCCTGGACATCGGGACGGCCAGCTGCAGCAGCATCCGTACGGGCGTGGCACCGTCGAGCGCCATCGCCTCGTACATCTCCTCGGACACATCGCGCATGGTGCCGCTGAGCACCAGCACGGCGACGGGCATCGCGAAGGCGGCGGTCGGCAGGATGATCGCGGGCAGGGTGTCGTAGAGCCCCATCTTGCCGATCAGCAGATAGAGCGGCACGATCACCGCCTGCGCCGGGATCGCCACGCCGAGCAGGAAGGTCCGGAAGGCGAGCGACGAGAGACGGCCGCGGGTGCGTACCGCCACGTAGGCGACCGGCACCGAGAGCACCAGCACGATGGCCACGGTGGCCACAGCGACGATCGCGGTGTTGCCCAGCATCGAGAGGAAGCCGCTGTGCAGCACGGTGTTGTAGTTGTCGAGCGTCGGATTCGTCGGGAAGGCCAGCGGATCGCCGTTGAGCGCCTCGTCCTGGTGCATCAGCGACGAGGAGATCAGCGTGTAGATCGGCACGATCACGATGACCAGCCAGATCAGCGAGCCCAGTCCGGCCACCGGGTTGCCGCGCGGCCTCCAGCGGCGGCGGGAGCCTGCGGGGCGGCGGACGGGGTGTGTCATCGCCGGGGCCGCGGAGCGGGTGTCGTATGACATCGCGTCACATACCTTCCCGGGTGGAGCGCATGTTCCCGAAGCCGCTGAAGCGGACGAGAATCAAGGACAGGCCGGTGGCCACGACGACGAGGGCGGTGGCGATGGCCGCCGCGTAGCCCAGGTCGTAGGTCTGGAATCCGGTCCGGTACATCAGATAGGGCAGGACCGTGGTGTCCGTGCCGGGACCGCCCTTGGTCATGATCAGCACGGTGTCGAAGTAGGTGAGCGAGCCGACGATCATCAGGACCGAAGAGGTCGTCACGGTGTTGCGCAGCTGCGGCAGCGTGATGTGGAAGAACTGCCGCACCATGCCGGCGCCGTCGATGGCGGCCGCCTGGTAGAGGACTTCCGGGATCTGCCGTGTTCCGCCCTGGTAGATCAGGGTGTGGAAGGGCATGAACTGCCAGCCGCCGACGAACGCCACGGTGAGCAGCGCCCCGGTGGACGAGCCCATGATGTTCGGGTCGATCCCGAACCAGGGGCCGATCTCCTTGATCACGCCGAAGTTGGGGTCCAGCAGGGCGTGGAAGAGCATCGCGATCGCGGTGGTGGAGAGCAGCAGCGGGATGAAGAAGATCGCTGAGAGCACGGTCCTGCTGCGCTGCCGGCCCGCCGCCCAGACACCGAGCAGCAGGGCCACGGGGGTCTGGAAGGCCCAGCTGACGGCGGTGAGCACCAGGCTCAGCCAGGCGGCCTGCCGGAACTCGGGGTCCTTGAACAGCCGGGTCCAGTTCTCCAGGCCGGCCGGGGTCGGGGAGTTGAGCCCGTCCCACTTGCAGAACGAGAGGTACACGGCGATCGCCAGCGGGACGATCGCGAAGACGGCGAAGAAGAGAATGCCGGGTACGGCCCAGCCGACCGGCGGGCGGCCGACGTTGCCGACGGCCGCCTTGCCCCTTCCGCTCGTCTTCGTGTGCGGAGTGTGGTGGGACATTTTTACTTGACGGCCTTCATTGCTGCGACGAACTGCTCAGGGGTGGACTTTCCGGCGAACAGCTTGCTGATCTCGGTGAGCAGCGGGGTGGCGTACTGGGACTCCAGCGCCTGGTCCCACGAGAGCGTGAAGCTCGGGGCCTTCTGGACCATCTGGTACTGGTCGGCGGCGAACTGCGGGTTGGGCGAGGTGCTCAGCATCGACTCGGCGTTGGAGGTGGTGGGGATGTCACCGTTGTCCACCAGAGCCTTGGCGTACTTCTCGGACGCCATCGTCTTCAGGAAGGCGATCGCGGCGTCCTTGTGCTTCGTGCGGGCGTTGACGGACCAGTAGTTGGTGGGGTTGCCCACCACGTTCGCCGCGTCGCCGACGCCGCCGGCCACCGTCGGGAAGGCGGTCCAGCCGAGGTCCTTCTTGGCGAACTCGGGCGCCTTGCCCAGCTGGGTCGAGTACTCCCACGAACCCATCAGGTGCATGGCGGCCTTGCCCTTGTTGAGGAGGGTGGGGGCGCCGCCGTTGCCGTAGTCGACCGAGTTGAAGTTCTTGCCGAACGCGCCCTCGTCGACGAGCTCCTTGACGGTCTGGGCCGCCTTGAGGACCGCCGGGTCGCCCCAGCCGGAGGTGTCGCCGTCCTGGATCTTCCGGAAGACGTCGGGGCCGCCGACCCGGTCCAGCAGGTACTCCATCCACATCAGCTCGGGCCACTTGTCGGAGCCGCCGAGCGCGAAGGGGGTGATGCCCTTGCCCTTGAAGGTGGTGATGGCCTTCTGCAGGTCCTCCCAGGTCTTGGGGGCCTGGAGGTTGTTCTCGGCGAAGAGCGTCTTGTTGTAGAAGAGCATCACGGGCTGCATGCCGCGCATCGGCACCCCGTAGATCTTCCCGTCGAGGCTGCCCGCCGCCATGATCGACGGGAGGAAGCCGTCCTTCAGCGTGGGGTCGTTCTTGACCGTGTCGCTGAGGTCGACCAGCTGCTTGGCGTCGACGTACGGCTTGATGGAGCCGCCGCCCCAGTTGAAGAAGACGTCCGGAGCGCTGGGCGAGCCCATGGAGCTGCGGAGCTTGTTCACGTAGTCGGTGCCGGGGACCGACACCAGCTTGACCTTGACCTTGGAGGTCTTGTTGAAGTCGTTGACCGCGGCCTGCTGAACCTTGACCGCGTCATCCCCGTACACGTAGGCGGTGATGGTGCCGCTGTCGCTGCCACCGGCCCCGCCGGAGCCGCAGCCGGCAAGCAGCCCAGCCATGACCATGGCCGCACCCGCCGCAGTCCATCTCGCTGTTCGCGTACCGTGAGTAAAAATGCCCGACCGCATGACCGCACCTCTGTCGAATGTTTCGGAGATTCGCTCGAATGTTGCCGGAACCGTACGATCGCGTTTCGGGCGCGTCAAGAGGTGTGGCGAGGTATTTTCCAAGCGGAGCCGACTGACCCTGCCAAGGCGGCGGGAGGCTAGGATTCCTGCATGAGCCCCGCAAAGGTCCATCCCCAACAGGAGAAGACGCCAATCGGCGAGTCGCCGGAAGGCGGTGCCACGCTGGCTGAAATCGCCCGGGCCGCCGGAGTCTCGGCTCCGACAGTTTCGAAGGTGCTGAACGGACGCGCCGACGTCGCCCCGGCCACGCGCACCAGGGTGGAGGAGCTGCTGCTGCTCCACGGCTACCGCCGCAGGCGCGGCTCCACGGCGCAGTCCCAGCTGATCGACCTGGTCTTCCACGAGCTGGACAGCGCCTGGGCCATGGAGGTCGTCCGCGGGGTGGAGAACGTCGCCCGGGAGGAAGGGCTGAGTCTGGTGCTCTCCGAGAGCGCCGGCCGGCTGACCCCGGGGCAGACCTGGGTGGACGGCGTGCTGGCCCGTCGGCCGGTCGGGGTGATCCTGGTGCTCTCGGACCTGACGGCCGCCCAGCGCGCCCAGCTGACCAGCCGCAACATCCCGTACGCCGTGGTCGACCCGGCGGGCGACCCGGGTGACGACGTGCCGTCGGTCGGGACCACCAACTGGCAGGGCGGGCTGGCGGCCACCCGCCATCTGACCGGGCTCGGACACCGTCGGATCGGCGTCGTCAGCGGCCCGTCCCGCATGATGTGCAGCCGCGCCCGCGTCGACGGCTACCGGGCGGCACTGGAGACCGCGGGCCTGCCCTTCGATCCGGAGCTGATCCGGGAGGGCGAGTTCCACCACGAGGACGGTTACGCGGCCGGTCTCGAACTCCTGCAACTGCCCGAGCCGCCCACCGCCCTGTTCGCGGGCAACGATCTCCAGGCCCTCGGCATCTACGAGGCAGCCCGCGAGCTGGGGCTGCGCATCCCGGAGGACCTCAGCGTCGTCGGGTTCGACGATCTGCCGCTCACCCGGTGGATCGGGCCGCCGCTGACCACGGTGCGCCAGCCGCTCATCGAGATGGCCGAGACGGCGGCCCGGCTGGTCCTCGACCTCGGCCGGGGCGACCGGCCCGCGACCACCCGGGTCGACCTCGCTACGAATCTGGTGGTACGCAGCAGCACCGCCCGGCCCCGCGACTGACCCCTGCGGCCCGCTTCCGCACCCCGCTCACCCGGTCGGGCCGCCGCGGGCCGGACCGGGCGCGCGTACCGCCCCGGTGACGCCGGGGCCGGTCAGCCGCGGTAGACGTCCAGCCGCCCGCACATGCCGAACCTTCCGTACGCGGAGGGCTGTTCGGCGTGCACACAGGCGTCGGCGAGGTAACCGCCTTCGCCGCGCGCCAGAGCGTCCAGCTGTCCGCCGGTCACCTCGGACGCCGCGGCGGCCCCCTGCTGCCATCGCCCCCGCCAGTCCTCGGTCCTCGGGCGTACGAGTGCGGCCGCGGCCCGGTGGAAGGCGGCGAGCGGTCCGGGATCGCCCGCCTCGGTGGCCCGGCGCAGTGCGAGGAAGCCCTCGACGGCGAGATCACGGCGGGTGCGGGCGGCCCGTTCCTGTTGCTCCTCGGAGCCGTCGGCGGGAAGGGTGACCGCCGCCCGGTAGGCGTCGGGGTCCGCAAGGCGGCCCGGCGGCAGGGTGAGTACGGCGTCACCGGCCTCGGGCAGCCCGCTGTTCTCCATGAGGACGACGATGCGCAGCCCGTCCTCGTTGACGAGGCGGTGGATCGTGCCGGGTGTGAACCAGACCAGGCCGCCCGGGGCCAGCGGCGTCTGCCGGAACCCCGACGCCGTGAGGGTCTGCACCGAGCCCCTGCCCCCGACCACCACGTACCCCTCGGAACAGGTGAGATGGAGATGAGGCGTCCCACCGCGCAGGCCGTCCACGGCGGGCCAGTCGTAGACCCGCAGGTGGGAGACGGCGACGGCGCCGGGCAGCCCTTCGAAGGTCGGCACAGCTGCTCCCCGCTCTCTCCGCGATGGCGCCCGGCAAGCCGTGAGGGCACCCAGCAAGCGCTTTCCACACCCCCTGCACCGTACCTTCGCCGACCGCGGGAGCAACAGGGTGCGGGTGTCCGGGGCTGGGCTGCGGGCCGCTGTCAGTGGCGGGGTGCAGACTGACCCGTATCCGGCACAACGGCGTTTCGGGAGGTTCGGTCATGACCGACGTACTGCTCACCGTGGGCACCCGCAAAGGACTCTTCATCGGCCGCAGGCGCGGCGGCTCCTGGGAGTTCGACGGCCCGCACTTCAATGCCCAGGCGATCTACTCGATCGCCATCGACACCCGCGGACAGGTCCCCCGGCTGCTGGTCGGCGGGGACAGCGCGCACTGGGGCCCATCGGTCTTCCGCTCCGACGACCTGGGCACCACCTGGATCGAACCACCACAACCGGCCGTGAAGTTCCCGCAGTTCACCGAGGCGTCGCTGGAGCGGGTCTGGCAGCTGCACCCGGCGGGCCCCGAGGCACCCGATGTCGTGTATGCGGGGACGGAGCCGGCGGCACTGTTCCGTTCCGAGGACGGCGGGGTGACCTTCGAGCTGGTCCGCCCGCTGTGGGAGCATCCGACGCGCTCGAAGTGGGTGCCGGGTGGGGGCGGCGAGGGTCTGCACACCATCCTCACGGACCGACGGGACGCCCGGGCCGTGACGGTCGCCGTCTCCACGGCCGGGGTGTTCCGCACCGAGAACGGCGGTGCGAGCTGGGCCCCGTCGAACAAGGGAGTGTCGGCGGTCTTCCTCCCCGACCCGAATCCGGAGTTCGGCCAGTGCGTCCACAAGGTGGCCCGGGACGCGATCGATCCCGACCGGCTCTATCTCCAGAACCACTGGGGCGTGTTCCGGAGCGACGACTCCGGGGACAACTGGACGGACATCGGCCGGGGCCTGCCCTCCGATTTCGGTTTCGCCGTGGCGGCGCACCCGCACCGTGCGGACACGGCGTACGTCTTCCCGATCAACGCCGACGCGGACCGCGTGCCGGCCGGGCGGCGCTGCCGGGTCTTCCGCACCGGCGACGCGGGCAGCAACTGGGAGCCCCTGTCGGCG
This sequence is a window from Streptomyces sp. NBC_01217. Protein-coding genes within it:
- a CDS encoding glucarate dehydratase family protein — its product is MTNSLRITGVRITPVAFRDPALLNAVGVHEPFALRAIVEVDTDQGLVGLGETYADEGHLRRLRAAADALVGMDVYALGEMHRAVARVLSHDSGAGGTGLTGMITTSSATDRVFSPFEVACLDLQGKAAGRPVSDLLGGAVRDSVPFSAYLFYKWAGHPGAEPDGWGEALGPEAIVAQARRMITEYGFTAIKLKGGVRPPEEETEAVLALREAFPGVPLRLDPNAAWGVETSVAVARRLEGVLEYLEDPTPGLDGMAQVARETPIPLATNMCVVAFEHLAPAVAQRSVQVVLSDHHYWGGLHRSRLLSGICDTFSLGLSMHSNSHLGISLAAMTHLAAATPNLTYACDTHWPWKTEEVVEEGALAFADGSVRVPKGPGLGVTLDRDALARLHEQYLTCGLRDRDDTGYMRRIDPAYEKKTPRW
- a CDS encoding endo-1,4-beta-xylanase, with protein sequence MRKATRALVVGTAAATLLVSTLTLSASASPEQSGHRSKPKGDAAATLAGLGKRADLRIGTAVDMSALATDAPYRAKVAGEFSSVTPENAMKWEAVEPQRGTYDWAAADDLVDFARDHGQLVRGHTLVWHSQLPSWLNNGDFTPDELRAILRKHITDEVGHFKGRIWQWDVVNEAFNDDGTLRDSIWLRKLGPGYIADAFRWAHQADPKAKLFINDYNIEGVNAKSTALHDLVVQLRKQHVPVDGVGIQGHLGVQYSAPHDIADNMKRFDDLGLETAITEADVRIPMPVDSTELEAQAEGYDVLLRGCLLTRHCTDFTVWGFTDKYSWVPSTFEGQGAANIFDENYVAKPAYKAMSQDLKLAAGRD
- a CDS encoding glycoside hydrolase family 3 N-terminal domain-containing protein yields the protein MAIHPVPHARQAEPAAAVDGPWRDPSLAPEERVADLVARMTLEEKAAQLYGIWVGADAEGDGVAPHQNDMVDPVDWEDLISRGLGQLTRPFGTAPVDPGVGAVALARAQSRITEAGRFGIPALAHEECLAGFTAWGATAYPVPLSWGASWDPELVAEMARRIGRDMRSVGIHQGLAPVLDVVRDLRWGRVEETIGEDPYLVATIATAYVRGLESTGIVATLKHFAGYAASAGARNLAPVRAGAREMADITLPPFEMALREGGARSVMHSYAEIDGVPVAADPALLTGLLRDTWGFTGTVVADYFGIGFLETLHKVAADRADAARLALSAGVDVELPTVRSYGEVLVSAVRDGVVAEELVDRALHRVLLQKCELGLLDPDWTPLPATISGTDPEQARATVDLDAPENRALARKLAEEAVVLLANPSGALPLRGDGRIAVVGPRADDALAMLGCYSFPSHVGVSHPEVPMGIDIPTVLQSLREEFPGAKLSSAQGCEVDGTDTSGIEAAVELARDADVCVAVLGDRAGLFGRGTSGEGCDAADLSLPGVQGELLDALLATGKPVVLVLLTGRPYALGRWADRTAATVQAFFPGEEGGPALAGVLSGRVNPSGRLPVSVPHAPGGQPWTYLQPPLGLANGVSNIDPTPLHPFGHGLSYTSFSWEPGESVPAEIPTDGSADIEVTVRNTGDRDGAEVVQLYVHDPVAQTTRPQARLIGYARVQLAAGQARKVSFRFHADLVSFTGIGGRRIVEPGDLELRLAASSAVSDIRQTVRLKLTGPERTVDHRRRLVCESTVEEAAQDPAPAGI
- a CDS encoding carbohydrate ABC transporter permease, which gives rise to MSYDTRSAAPAMTHPVRRPAGSRRRWRPRGNPVAGLGSLIWLVIVIVPIYTLISSSLMHQDEALNGDPLAFPTNPTLDNYNTVLHSGFLSMLGNTAIVAVATVAIVLVLSVPVAYVAVRTRGRLSSLAFRTFLLGVAIPAQAVIVPLYLLIGKMGLYDTLPAIILPTAAFAMPVAVLVLSGTMRDVSEEMYEAMALDGATPVRMLLQLAVPMSRAGISTVAIYTALQAWNGFLFPLILTQSEENRVLTLGLFNFMTQFGVNIPAVLAAIVLSVVPIFAVYLVARRALINGLMGVGGK